Within Sorangiineae bacterium MSr11367, the genomic segment ACGCCCCAGGACCTGTGCGGCCACCATCTGCATGGCGATCGGCGCTTGCGTGGGCACCCAAATCTCGCAGCGGTCGCCGGTCACGATCGCCGTCGCATTCGTTGGCTCCAACGCCGCATGCGCGAGAAACGGGACTTCGTACGTCGCTTCCAACGTGGCGACCGCGCGGCCCAACTCCGCGTCCAAATCGCCTCGAGCACTTAGCTCCGTCCCCGGTCGCGACGACAGATCGCGGTAGTGCGGCAGCATCGATGCCGAGGAGGCCCCGGTGATTCCGCCCTCCCACGCGATGCGCACGTCCTCGGAGGCCCTGCGCGCTTGCCAATAGGTCGCGGCCACGATGGCAATTCCCTGAGGCAGCGGGATCACGTCGAGCACTCCCGGACGAGTCCGCGCAACGGCCGCGTCGAACGAGGCGACTCGCGCACCGCGTGCGGGCGGACGCATCACCACCGCGGCGACGAGGCCCGGAAGCTTGACGTCGAGGCCATACACCGCCGAACCATTCGTCTTGGCCGGCGCATCGAGACGGCGAATCGAGGTCCCAATTCGCCGAAATTCACCAGGTTCCTTGAGCCTAGGCGCCTCGACGGGAAAAGCTGCAGCCGCGGTCGCCAACGCGCCGTAGGTGGCCGTTCGCCGACTCTTCGCATGTCGAATGGCTCCGTCGCGCGCATCGCACTCCTCAAGCGGGACGCTCCATTGCGCGGCCGCGGCACGCCGCAACATCTCACGAGCCGTCGCCCCCGCGTTCCGCAAGGCGTCCCACGAGCCTTCGACGCTCGTGGAGCCCGCCGTAAATTGAGCTCCCCCGAGCGCGGGATTGCCGTACGCGGGGTCCACGGGGGCAAGGACGACCTCCATGCGCTGGGGATCCACCTCCAGCTCCTCCGCCAGCATCATCACGTGCGACGTCATCGTCCCCTGCCCCATTTCGACCCTATCGAGCACGAACACGATGCGATCGTCGGAAAAGATGCGCAGCCATGCATTCGGCTCGAACGACGTTCCTGGCCCCGTCGGGGCGCCGGACGAGCGGCCGCAGGCCGGAAGGTGCATCGCAAGCGCGAGACCGCCCGCAAACTTGAGCAGGTCGCGCCGGCTGGGATTCATCGCCCTCCTCCAGAGCGCCCGATTTGCGCCGCGGCACGATGAATGGCCAAACGGATTCTCGGATACGTACCGCACCGGCAAAGGTGAGCCCCCATGACGCTGGCAATATCCTCGTCGTTCGGTGCGGGATTGACCGCGAGCATGGCGGCCGCGCCCATGATTTGGCCGGATTGGCAATACCCACATTGCGGGACGTTCTCGGCAATCCAGGCTGCTTGCAGCGGGTGCTGCACGCCACCGTTCAGGCCTTCGATGGTCGTCACCTGACGCCCCTCCACCTCGCTCACCGGATACACGCACGAGCGAATGGCCTTTCCATCGAGGTGCACGGTGCAGGCACCGCACAAGGCTCGCCCGCACCCGTATTTCGTCCCCGTAAGGCCGAGTTGTTCACGGATCACCCAAAGCAGCGGCGTCTCCGGGTCCACGTCGATCCGAACGTCGCGACCGTTCAGCACGAACTTCGATATAGGCATTTGCCGTCAATCTACGGTGGACGATGCAAAAGACGAGGAAATAAGGAATATGAAGAACATACGTACCGTTTATGATCGCCGCCGCACTCCTCACTTCTTGCCCGGGCGTTCCAGGCTCGCCACGATGGCGAGGGTCACCTTCGTGACGAGACCGCGTACGAAGCGCGCCGCATCGTCATCGTCGTTGGCTCGGGACCAAAGAAGCTCGAATCCCGTCGATTCGAACGAGAGAAATGGCAAGGCCGCGCTCCGCAAGTGCGGCCGCGTCCGAAGGATATGCTTGGCCACGAGCGTCGGAATCGTGGCGAGGAGCGGAGAATCATCGACGACGTCCGCCACGTAGCTGAATGCGGGAACCGCAATGCGCACCTTCCGTGCTCGAGCGCCCGAATCCTCGACGATGCCCCGGGCGTCGCCCGCATACGAAACCACGACGTGTTCGCGTGCGAAGTACTCGCGCTCGGAGAGCTTTTTCGGCAATTTCGAGTGGCGAGGATCGTAAAGGCACGTGAAAGGCGGCCAGGACGGCGGATGGGAGGCGAGCGGCTGGCGAACGATCGAGCGCGGAAGCTCGTCGGCGATGCTCACGGCGAAATCCACCTTGTTGGAGAGGAGCAGCTCTTCGACGGTGCGAAACTGCACCGGGGCGATGATGAGCTGCATCTCCGGCGCCTCGGTCCGCAAGGCCTTCACCAAATCGGGAAGGAGCAACGACTCCAACGAATCGGCAAGCCCGATGCGGACCGTGGCCATCGAGGACCTTGGGTCGAACACGGGCACCGCCATGGCCACCGCGAGGAGCGGCTGCAAGTGAGCGCGGGATGCGGCCAAAAGCTCGGCGCCGCGATGGGTGACCACCACGCCACGTCCCTGGCGGGTGATCAGCTCCGCCCCCACGTACGCGGTAAGCCTGCGAATGGCCGCACTTACCGCGGGTTGCGTGACGTAGAGGCGCGCGGCCGCACGGGTGATGCTCCCTTCTTCCGCAACCACCGCAAAGACGCGGAGCAAGTTGAGGTCCAGATCGCGTGCATAGACATCGGCGCCAAACATAACGGCACATTATGTCCGTCATGACGACTATTCACGAGCGTTTGGAACCGAGAAACCTCATTTCTATCCACCATGGAACGAAATTGGCCCCCTCGACGAATACCTCGGCTCGACGGCAAGCTCGCGATCGTCACCGGCGCGAACTCCGGAATTGGCTACAGCACCGCGCTCGAGCTCGCACGCGCCGGGGCGCACGTCCTTCTAGGATGCCGCGACGCGAACCCAGGTATCGCGGCTCGCCATCGATTGCTCACCGAAGTTCCGAAGGCGAACGTCGCGCTCGAAGCCCTCGATCTGGCCTCGCTCACGTCGATTCGACGCTTCGCCGAGCGCATGCTCGGTGCGGGAACGCCGGTCGACATCCTGGTCAACAATGCCGGCGTGATGAACATCCCGACCCGCGAGCTCACCGAGGATGGCTTCGAACGTCAGTTCGGAACGAATCACCGAACCGTACTGCCGACGTCCACGTAGTGGATCGAATCTCTCGGTGAAGTCGAACCCGCGGCAGCGCGACAAGCGCGGCGGGGCCGCCGGAATGACCGATTCGACAGGAGAGTGTCGCCGTAACGTTTGGCGACCCGGCCATCGGGTAGCGAGCGATGGCGCCGGCCCCGCCGGGATTGTCGCGCTGCCGCGGTTCGACCGTAACCAAAGCTCGAGACTTTCGCAAAGTTTCGGCAGTAAACCTAAGGGCACTTTGCATTCACCGGACAACTCCTGCCCCTGCTCGAGCAGGCCAGGGCGCGCGCGTCGTAACGGTGTCGAGCGGGCTTGCCGCACATGGCCGCATCGATTTGGACGACCTGCAACACGAAACGAGGTATTGCCCACAACGGGCCTATGCCGCCTCCAAGCTCGCGAACCTCTTGTTCATGTTGGAATTACATCGTCGGGTGCCGGGCCTCACCAGTGTGGGGGCCCACACCGGCGTTTCCAGCACGGATCTCCTCGATGGCGGCCTACAAAGGTGGTTGGTGAGCTTTGCACCACCGCCAAACTTTGGTGCGTTATCCATCCTGTACGCAGCGGTCGGGAGCGAGGTGGCCGGGGGCGACTATTTCGGCCCGCGCAACTGGATGCCGTTGAATATGCTGGGGATTGGAAGGCCGCCCGCGAAGGTGGAATTGCCCGCCCGCGCGCTCGACGAGGCACTCGCCCGCGAGCTCTGGATCCTCCCGGAGAATCTCTCGGGCGTGGATTTCCGCACCCGACGCAATGCGGCATAACAATCGATTCCCTCATTACCGGCATCGAAGTTAGAATGACCCCCTCGTAACGAATGCGACCCTGGGGTCCTGGCCACGTGGTCAGGCTTTCGAACGGTGGTGAGCAATGCACAAAGATGAAGGCTCCATCGGGCGTCGTCGGTTTCTCACGTACTTGGTCGCCGCCCCCATCCTCACGGTGGCGTGCAAAGCCGAGGTCGAAACGGCCCCCGCCGCCGAAGAAGCGACCTTGGGCGTGCCCGACATCGTGGATCTCGGCGACGCGCTCATCTTGGCGGGTGCGCTCACGGCGTGGAATCTCTCGATCGAGATCGACACGGCGAACCGTGTGCGCGTGAAGCTGCCGCGGGCCGAGGTCGGACAGGGCATCACCACCACGGCCGCCATGATCGTGGCCGAGGAGCTCGATGCCCAGCTGACCGATGTCGAAGTGGCCCTTTCGGACGCGCAACCGGAGATTCTCTTCAACCAGCTCACCGGTGCCTCCAACTCGGTGCGCTCGCTCTACGGACCGATGCGGGCGGTGGCCGCGGCGGCGCGGGCACGCCTGGTCACGGCGGCGGCGGCGCGCTTCGACGTACCGGCGCACACCTTGGTCACCAAGGACACGCAGGTGATCGCGCCGGATGGGCGCACGGCCACGTATGGCTCGCTGTCCGAGGACGCCGCGCGCGTGCTCTTGCCGGCCGTGTCGGCGGCGCCGAAAGATCCGTCGACGTTCTCGGTCATCGGTCAGCCGACCACGCGCATCGATGCGCGCGAAATCGTGACCGGTCAGGCGAAGTACGCGATGGACCTCGATGTGCCGGGGGCCATGCCCACCGTGGTGGCGCGCGCTCCGACCATCAAGGGCACCGTCGCGTCGTTCGATGCTTCGGCGGCGCGGGGGATGCCCGGGGTGATTGCCATTGCGCAGATCCCGAATGGCATCGCGGTGACCGCGGAGACCTTCGATCAAGCCATCAAAGCGCGCGATGCGCTGCGCATCACCTGGGACGATGGCCCGGTTGCAGGGCTCTCCGATGGCGACATTCGCGGCATGCTCGCATCGGCCGCGCTGCCTTTGACCCCACCGTTGTTGGCGGCGCACGTCGATGCGGAGTTCGATTTCGCCTTCGTCAGCCATGCGCCCATGGAGGTGCTTGCGGCGGTCGCCGACGTGCGCGATGGAAAGGCCGAGGTATGGTGCTCGTCGAAGTCGCCCATCGTGGCGCAGCAGACCATCGCTGCGAGCATCGGCCTCCCGCAAAGCGCGGTCACCTTGCACGTGGTGCGCGGGGGTGGCTCGTTCGGGCGCCGGCTCTTTTTCGACGGAGCGCTGGAGGCGGCGCAAATCTCCAAGGCCATCGGCCGCCCCGTCAAATTGATGTGGACGCGCTCCGACGACACGAAGCACGGGCGCATGCGGCCGATGAGCCATCACAAGCTGCGCGCGACGCATGCCCTGGGCGCCGTACTCACCTACGAGCATCGCATCGCCGCCGTCAAAACCGATCTCACGCACGGCCTGGGCGAGGCGCTCACCGCGGTGGGCTTCAAGCTTCTCGGCG encodes:
- a CDS encoding molybdopterin-dependent oxidoreductase codes for the protein MNPSRRDLLKFAGGLALAMHLPACGRSSGAPTGPGTSFEPNAWLRIFSDDRIVFVLDRVEMGQGTMTSHVMMLAEELEVDPQRMEVVLAPVDPAYGNPALGGAQFTAGSTSVEGSWDALRNAGATAREMLRRAAAAQWSVPLEECDARDGAIRHAKSRRTATYGALATAAAAFPVEAPRLKEPGEFRRIGTSIRRLDAPAKTNGSAVYGLDVKLPGLVAAVVMRPPARGARVASFDAAVARTRPGVLDVIPLPQGIAIVAATYWQARRASEDVRIAWEGGITGASSASMLPHYRDLSSRPGTELSARGDLDAELGRAVATLEATYEVPFLAHAALEPTNATAIVTGDRCEIWVPTQAPIAMQMVAAQVLGRPAPAIQVHTTMIGGAFGRRTQPDEVMDAVMIAQRIGKPVKVVWSREDEMANDYYRPMAVSFMRGGLDSTGALRAWLCRLAVQTGPLTPGIDTEALSDTLYAIPAMRIQGCVAESIVPGGAWRSVAQSSNTFFLEGFLDELAHLGGRDTLDFRRALLRDSPRPLAVLEMAASKAGWGSPLPAGMGRGIAQQTRAGSHCAMVVEAEVNGTDVRVRRVVAAIDCGLVIHPDLVRAQIEGSIVFGLGAALHQQITFQDGQVQQSNFDDFRLLRYHESPPIEVHVVENTERPTGCGEVGVPPVAPALCGAIFAASGRRIRRLPIREAMREAS
- a CDS encoding (2Fe-2S)-binding protein, whose protein sequence is MPISKFVLNGRDVRIDVDPETPLLWVIREQLGLTGTKYGCGRALCGACTVHLDGKAIRSCVYPVSEVEGRQVTTIEGLNGGVQHPLQAAWIAENVPQCGYCQSGQIMGAAAMLAVNPAPNDEDIASVMGAHLCRCGTYPRIRLAIHRAAAQIGRSGGGR
- a CDS encoding LysR family transcriptional regulator, coding for MFGADVYARDLDLNLLRVFAVVAEEGSITRAAARLYVTQPAVSAAIRRLTAYVGAELITRQGRGVVVTHRGAELLAASRAHLQPLLAVAMAVPVFDPRSSMATVRIGLADSLESLLLPDLVKALRTEAPEMQLIIAPVQFRTVEELLLSNKVDFAVSIADELPRSIVRQPLASHPPSWPPFTCLYDPRHSKLPKKLSEREYFAREHVVVSYAGDARGIVEDSGARARKVRIAVPAFSYVADVVDDSPLLATIPTLVAKHILRTRPHLRSAALPFLSFESTGFELLWSRANDDDDAARFVRGLVTKVTLAIVASLERPGKK
- a CDS encoding SDR family NAD(P)-dependent oxidoreductase; this translates as MERNWPPRRIPRLDGKLAIVTGANSGIGYSTALELARAGAHVLLGCRDANPGIAARHRLLTEVPKANVALEALDLASLTSIRRFAERMLGAGTPVDILVNNAGVMNIPTRELTEDGFERQFGTNHRTVLPTST
- a CDS encoding molybdopterin-dependent oxidoreductase, whose protein sequence is MHKDEGSIGRRRFLTYLVAAPILTVACKAEVETAPAAEEATLGVPDIVDLGDALILAGALTAWNLSIEIDTANRVRVKLPRAEVGQGITTTAAMIVAEELDAQLTDVEVALSDAQPEILFNQLTGASNSVRSLYGPMRAVAAAARARLVTAAAARFDVPAHTLVTKDTQVIAPDGRTATYGSLSEDAARVLLPAVSAAPKDPSTFSVIGQPTTRIDAREIVTGQAKYAMDLDVPGAMPTVVARAPTIKGTVASFDASAARGMPGVIAIAQIPNGIAVTAETFDQAIKARDALRITWDDGPVAGLSDGDIRGMLASAALPLTPPLLAAHVDAEFDFAFVSHAPMEVLAAVADVRDGKAEVWCSSKSPIVAQQTIAASIGLPQSAVTLHVVRGGGSFGRRLFFDGALEAAQISKAIGRPVKLMWTRSDDTKHGRMRPMSHHKLRATHALGAVLTYEHRIAAVKTDLTHGLGEALTAVGFKLLGGVPNQLFFLLTEKVPYNFGLSSQLLSEVPLEMNTGSWRSVYSGFVAVANEIMVDEMARALGKDPAAFRRATLSSSRSKAVLDKVTSAGNWGRAMPPGTAQGIGLHEEYKSCVACLVEIDTTGSSGPRVTKAVVAADVGRAVNPRGLEAQLMGATVDGISVTLQAGLHIDNGAVRESSFSDFHYARMRDTPRHFEVHILPPTTGEPGGAGELGYPAAAAAVANAYARATGTTPRRFPITG